The following nucleotide sequence is from Nothobranchius furzeri strain GRZ-AD chromosome 11, NfurGRZ-RIMD1, whole genome shotgun sequence.
tcaaggtccaatctttcaggtcttcatgcctccatacaaGGAACATTTCAGCTCGGATCAGTTACtaagtcaaagaatgatttcctaaatcagatatgaacttctacaacttataagctagataatcattaaataaatgtttgtttattgctacttataataattataatataatgaaatgcttcattaatatgtgctcaatgactgaagtgtgaaatgaatgttatgttatgattacagtgattgaaatacgtttcagcatgtttatatgacaaggtcataaccatttgcactcacacaaggacaaaataaggttaagttaaactcatgacacataaatagtcttttaccccagtcagagcctccatatcaaagaaggcatgttattgagttgtcttggtaatatttctcaaacttgtcagcctttgGTTGgcaacacaaatcataacatgagaacatcaaaactggatcactctcgggtgatctctcagttctagagaaagcttcagacaggccacctgaagcaaaaccctctttaacccaccaaagcttttgacacgtcgtcaaaatctttttgcacctgcgaagctgatactgcaacagttcctgcagaacaagctaatattgtttagactccttaagagtcccagaagcgcggttccatccgtctgttgtgacctggagacaaatctaagaccggtttagtggggccgcagtttcttctacagacctcggtgcctggaagttcgaggacttcgacattccggatctatctcGAGGGTCTTTGAGTGGgtacgtagacatgacagattgcatatgatgtgttttgataaccaacttcatagtttaacgcAAACcatattcttttacatccagaactcagctctcctagataaggaagttctgactaacacagCATTCACACGTAGGTTCATACATCatctttagttccatccatcacagtaaatgcttagttaacttgtcatgttaattgtttgtaaaataaattcttacttttataaacctgactcttttgtgaatcaaaacgaagtgtgaacAATTCTTTaagaaagaatcctagaatcttctgataaacacagtgaAGACCAAGCAGAGTTGATGTTCTATTTTTAgacagagtatcacagcttattggtcataagtagaggtaatatatattgagctcttaaagcactcaatttaccaaatcctACATATTAGCAAGCCAgccaggagtaagacactggttgaaacctgagaccaggatctgccgacaactcacgcagcaccctgttcaccacaccaactcgaacCATGGTCAGAACATTGAATGTAACATGATCCACCTTAGCTGGACAAAGAGCAAAAGAGATGTtatcataaaaaggagaaaactccacaacagacttatgctcaccaggatccaagtaatatagagagacctcacctacagtggggcaaaaaagtatttagtcagccaccgattgtgcaagttctcccacttaaaatgatgacagaggtcagtaattttcatcataggtacacttcaactgtgagagacagaatgtgaaaaaaacatgaattcacatggcaggatttttaaagaatttatttgtaaatcagggtggaaaataagtagttggtcaataacaaaaattcaaatcaatactttgtaacataacctttgtcggcaataacagaggtcaaacgattactataggtctttaccaggtttgcacacacagtagctggtattttggcccattcctccatgcagatcttctcgagagcagtgatgttttggggctgtcgccgagcaacacagactttcaactccctccacagattttctgtggggttgaggtctggagactggctaggccactccaggactttcaaatgcttcttacggatccactcctttgttgcccaggcggtgtgtttgggatcgttgtcgtgttggaagacccagccacatttcatcttcaaagctctcactgatggaaggaggtttgggctcagaatctcacgatacatggccccattcattctgtccttaacacggatcagtcgtcctgtccccttaacagaaaaacagccccaaagcatgatgttcccacccccatgcttcacagtaggtatggtgttcttgggatgcaactcagtattcttcttcctccaaacacgacgagttgagtttataccaaaaagttctactttggtttcatctgactacgtgacattctcccaatcctctgctgtatcatccatgtgctctctggcaaacttcagacgggcctggacatgcactggcttcagcagtggaacacatctggcactgcaggatttgattccctgccgttgtagtgtgttactgatggtgacctttgttactgtggtcccagctctctgcaggtcattcaccaggtccccccgtgtggttctgggattcttgctcaccgttctcatgatcattttgaccccacaggatgagatcttgcgtggagccccagatcgagggagattatcagtggtcttgtatgtcttccattttctgataattgctcccacagttgattttttcacaccaagctgcttgcctattgtagattcactcttcccagtctggcgcAGGTCTACAATTCCTTTCCTGGTGTccatcgaaagctctttggtcttggccatagtggagtttggagtctgactgtttgaggctgtggacaggtgtcttttatacagataatgagctcaaacaggtgccattaatacaggtaacgagtggaggacagaaaagcgtcTTAAAGGAGACGttgcaggtctgtgagagccagagattttccttgtttgaagtgaccaaatacttattttccaccctgatttacaaataaattcttcaaaaatcctgccatgtgaattcatggatttttttcacattctgtctctcacagttgaagtgtacctatgatgtaaattactgacctctgtcatcattttaagtgggagaacttgcacaatcggtggctgactaaatacttttttgccccactgtacatggACCGTAGCACTACGTGGAACTATCACCCATAGGGTTTGGGACGGAAGCAcaactaaataaaaacaagttgaaTTTCTTTCAGCAGCATCTTCCCTCTGTCACCATTCGTTTATCCATCTTTGTTTGCTCCAGCTGATATTTTTAGATAATTTTAACTAGTTTTTCCCAAAAGTATTAAATAATTATCTTACCAGTTTGCTTGCTCAACTACTAGCATTCTGACAAACTCAGGGTTGTCTCCTGCACTAAATTACCTAAGGGCTGAACTGTACTGATGCAATTTTAAATTGCTCCAATCTCAAAAGTCACATCAAGTCTAGTAATAGTTGTGACCTCAAATTaaactagataaattgcatttcttgcagaaatgctgtttgaatgctgaacagctgaactgaagctgaaattaagcaaaactgtcaaaatgagctgaatgtattgaaagatgtagaagcaaaaagcaccaacaaccgagtatagcacaaaaagtaagtgaataatagagaaaaataatcctaaacagcagaaaactgaaatctgtgaacattgtataaaaatctggacagctaaattgtctaaacacctgttatttcagtaggacaagtttaacagtttcatctttacatttagctgaactgtgaaattagcagcatatgctaaatttggaaactgatggctgaagctgctgaatagctaaagtcaagctgaaactaagctaaactgtcaaaatgagctgaatgtatttaaagatttagaagcaaaaatcaccaacaagtgtaataaagctcagaatataggtggagaATGTACAAAAAAttcgaaacagcagaaaacttcagCCTTTAAACgttgattaaaaactcaaaagtttaaatgtttaaacagctggcatttgaatgtatgtgtcctataaaAAATCACAAAGTAATGAGAGAAGCAACAATTTAATAGGATAAATGAGACATTTATACAATTATCATCTTTCTTTAACAACAAAACGATATAAACGGCCATCAGCCAGAACATTTAGACCAAAAAGCAAAAGTTCAAAATGAGCAGATTTCTACTTCACCTCCAAAAAAATCAGCTGTATGTCTAAAAGATTGAAATGTGGGGTTATTCCATTTTAGTGTCATCTGATGCAAATGAATGTTGCTGATTTACTGACTTGTCTTAAGGGGTTGTGTTGGTAAAAATCAGTCAAATTCCAAATAATCTCAGCAGAAACCCTCAGAAGTATTTAAGTAAACAActcaaaaatctttttttaaatcttaaacaCTAAACAGAAacctaaacattaaaaaaaataccgttttAAACCTTTACTGATTTATTCTGGTTACTGCTGCTAATGCTTTTGCCCTCATGTTAGACAAGGTTTCCATTTTTTGCACTAAATTTAGGATTTTGAGGTATTTTCAAGGAGAATTTTTATAAATTCCTAACATCTTTATATGATTTACACATTAATAATAAACACATAAGACTACAAATATGGATGACATGAGAATTTAGCTTTGACCTTTCACAGATATTTCACCTGTagttttatattttattactgaAATCAGCATTAGGAAAAACTGAACCCAGACAGAAAATTATCAGAACATTTTCTGGTTTTCCACagatttttttacagtgtaaataataaaacattaattTACGAGTGACCATGGTTGCAGAGTTTAATATGAGTCAGTAACTCAGTAGCTCAGGTTGTCCGGTAATcaggttgtaggatcgatcccggctccgaccagagaatgctgccgctgtgttcttgggcaagactcctcacccaccttgcctgctggtggtggttgggacGGGTGGCGCCTGTTCTcgtcagcctcgcctccgtcagtgtgccccagggcagctgtggctacgttttagatcatcatcaccagtgtctgaatgaatgaatgttatgctttggagtcttctgactctgAAAGTGAGGGTCATTAGATCATAAACTCATCCATGAGTACTGAGACTACTCAGGAACTCGCCTCCTGCAGGTACTGAACCCATCTTTAGACACATGTTTGTGACAGCACAACAAACCGTTACAACTTTGTCTAGAAACGTCACGCTCTCACCCTCGCAGGACTCGATCATCCTGACGGGAATGTCTGAGGATAATATTTTGTACGTGTTGCACACAACACCGATGACTTTCTGGATTTGGGGTTTGAGATGTGAAACCCGTTTAGTTTCCTCTGCGGTCTTTGGCAACAGGTGATGGCGACCATTGGTCAGCATTTTTACTTCGGCGCACATCATTCCCACACTTTTCTCCACATCAAACCCTCGACCTGCCAACACGATATCACCCACGAGAAGATAGTCGAGTAAACCACAGCTCTGGGCGATTTCCCTATCACTCATGCACCCAGTCAGCCCGCTGGAAACGAAAGATATAACTCCTTGTGGAGAGATGCCGATAAGATATTTCAGCCTAAGTGTTGCCTCGACATCTGAAGGTGTTTCTATAGAAACATCAAAGCATTCAACAATAACAgtaaagactccttcaaatgtctCCATAAACTGTTGAGGCATGCTGCTCCCCAACCTCTCTCTGTCCGGCCAGCTCACTAGTGAAGCCAGGCATGCATACAAAACACTAATGGTGTCCTCAAACGCAGCATTAGCAGTAGCAGGCTGCAGACCAAACAGACCGCTGATGTGCTCCATCGGTAAGCCCAACTTCAGACGCATGAAGGTGAGAAGGACCATCTGAAAATGACTCAGCTTTGCTTCTCCATGAGGCAGGAAAGGAAGAAAAGGCATAACATTGTGCAGCAAAACCTGAAAGGTGGAGAAATTCGGAAGCCCCGTGTAGTATTTCACTTTCTCATCATCCTTCAGGTATTGTTCTGCCAGTTTGAGCTCAGCAAATTCATTTTCCAGATGTTTGTGTTCCTCCAGCAGATTCCTGATTTCATCATGCCTACGTTGGTCAGACATTACATCCTCTGTACTTTCATCATCGATAGTTCGCAGAAGACCAATATCCTCTTGGTTCATCTGTTCTTCATCATCACTTAGCACCACCTCGACTGTGTGAGGTACCCCCTCCTGTTCGTCTTTTGTTTTGCACTTTGCCACAAGAGGAGCCCACGTTCCCACATTCTGCGTTGTAGTGGGTACTTTCACGTCTTGTCGCCTTTCTTGACGAAGAAATCTCTCAATGTTGTTTGCTTTCACTTCATTGTGGCCCAAGTGCAAAGAGGGTACCCAGTCAGGATGTGTCTCCAGAGTTTCCTCAGCTGGTTTTCCTGTAAACGTTAAGATGGTGACACACAAAAGAAGAAACATTAGAGCTCTCGTTCATGCTGGAAAAGTAAAAACAATATTGTGGTAGGATGAAGTGTGAAAACTGCGCAGCAGATCCAGACAATGACCAACATCAATAGTAATGTACTAATATTTATTATTCTACATCGATTTCAACAGAAATtctctctctttcactctctctctcacacacacacacacacacacacacacacacacacacacacacacacacacacacacacacacacacacacctgtctttctatcatagtgaggaccccccattgacttccattcatttttgtgattgcaCCATGTCTGATGTGTCTAACCTTAGCCAGTACTGATCTATCCAATCCACCTTTATTCGTATAGCACTTTATACACAACACTGTCAACCAGAGTGCTTCacacacagataaaaacatacagACATAATTAACATACAAAACATTGTAAAAGAAATTAAACGCAACACTGCTTCAAAACAGGAGTGGATAAGAATAATCAGTCAGTGTTAAAAGCCACTGAATAATAATGAGTCTTGAGGagcgaccaagcccccacaatgcggctctaaaattgaagcaatcctggaagtaccaaaaatagcagttccaccctcatccgctgggggctggtgtcagaagcgagcaaatgctCATTGACTCCcaagttaaaaataccaatttcacagcagaaataaacatgtttac
It contains:
- the LOC107374586 gene encoding uncharacterized protein, with amino-acid sequence MPGSCCCVKDCHSRSHDKTGEKVDNGVKFYRFPKWRKHHGKSVEELTRRRQMAWIAAVRRKDLTFNYIPPSKRVCSLHFYSGKPAEETLETHPDWVPSLHLGHNEVKANNIERFLRQERRQDVKVPTTTQNVGTWAPLVAKCKTKDEQEGVPHTVEVVLSDDEEQMNQEDIGLLRTIDDESTEDVMSDQRRHDEIRNLLEEHKHLENEFAELKLAEQYLKDDEKVKYYTGLPNFSTFQVLLHNVMPFLPFLPHGEAKLSHFQMVLLTFMRLKLGLPMEHISGLFGLQPATANAAFEDTISVLYACLASLVSWPDRERLGSSMPQQFMETFEGVFTVIVECFDVSIETPSDVEATLRLKYLIGISPQGVISFVSSGLTGCMSDREIAQSCGLLDYLLVGDIVLAGRGFDVEKSVGMMCAEVKMLTNGRHHLLPKTAEETKRVSHLKPQIQKVIGVVCNTYKILSSDIPVRMIESCEGESVTFLDKVVTVCCAVTNMCLKMGSVPAGGEFLSSLSTHG